A single region of the candidate division KSB1 bacterium genome encodes:
- a CDS encoding FAD-dependent monooxygenase yields the protein MQSNEFHVIVVGGGPAGSTCAALLSKAGL from the coding sequence ATGCAATCCAATGAATTTCATGTCATAGTGGTAGGTGGCGGACCCGCCGGTTCAACTTGTGCGGCGTTATTAAGCAAAGCCGGTTTG